The following coding sequences lie in one Salarias fasciatus chromosome 7 unlocalized genomic scaffold, fSalaFa1.1 super_scaffold_4, whole genome shotgun sequence genomic window:
- the LOC115383446 gene encoding solute carrier family 2, facilitated glucose transporter member 5-like, which produces MSPLIGSQLFLCVERHLLSSFDTRCAKCRHPVLIFVVVVCGLSGPFHYGYNISAMNSPSKVPLKRILHHFSHVHRYEFIKALINDTLLERYNTTLDNFQVSLMWSITVSLFSLGGAVGSAAAGFLLSIVGRKKCMLLNAILVMAAAVLMLTSKYARSFEMIMIGRFLYGMNAAISLAAHTMYMTECAPKHLKGAVGQTIINFTCLGRLCGMLLGLSELLGNEDYWNVLLGFIIITAFLLLVSLAFLPESPSFLLLNRGDRLECERALKKLWGDGDHSGAMEEMLQEKAALETADTVSVCGLIRDKRVRWQLITLIVTFVSLPLSGVIAVYFYSFEVFRAAGLEENLFPYLALGMGAVEFVSSLLAFPLFVRKGTRFLLMMGYGIMAGTLVCLTISLALQSYTTWMPYVSMALIFIFIAGCAMGPAAATPPLPTQIFPHAFKSAALSLGSGIAWTILFTISMSFSFMVEGMRQYCFLIFLVFCVGCGLFVTFKFPDIKNHGVHQVAVACEMRNGAAAPAVAPENDTKKSNGQVESEEQDENDEMDTVM; this is translated from the exons ATGTCACCCCTCATTGGCTCGcagctctttctgtgtgtggaGCGACATCTGCTGTCCAGTTTTGATACGCGCTGCGCCAAG TGTCGCCATCCTGTCCTGATATTTGTGGTTGTCGTCTGCGGCCTGAGCGGGCCATTTCATTACGGGTATAACATATCGGCGATGAATTCCCCCTCCAAA GTTCCGCTGAAACGAATCTTACATCATTTCTCCCATGTGCACAGGTATGAG TTCATCAAGGCCCTGATAAATGACACACTGCTGGAGAGATACAACACCACCCTGGACAATTTCCAAGTCTCCCTCATGTGGTCCATTACTGTGTCTCTGTTCAGCCTGGGAGGGGCAGTGGGGTCAGCGGCAGCTGGTTTCCTGCTTTCAATTGTGGGCAG GAAGAAATGCATGTTGTTGAACGCCATTTTGGTCATGGCTGCCGCCGTCCTGATGCTCACCAGCAAGTATGCCAGGTCTTTCGAGATGATCATGATCGGACGCTTTCTTTACGGCATGAATGCAG CGATCAGTCTTGCGGCTCACACTATGTATATGACTGAGTGTGCTCCAAAACACCTGAAGGGAGCCGTGGGTCAGACCATCATCAACTTCACGTGCCTCGGGAGACTCTGCGGTATGCTGCTGGGGCTCAG TGAGTTACTCGGTAACGAAGATTACTGGAATGTGCTGCTCGGCTTCATTATCATCACCGCCTTCTTGCTGCTCGTCAGTCTGGCATTTCTGCCCGAGTCCCCCAGCTTCTTGCTGCTTAACAGAGGAGACCGACTGGAGTGCGAGAGAG CTCTCAAGAAGCTGTGGGGAGACGGAGACCACAGCGGTGCGATGGAGGAGATGCTGCAGGAGAAAGCCGCCTTGGAGACTGCTGACACCGTCTCCGTGTGTGGACTGATCCGGGACAAAAGGGTCCGCTGGCAGCTCATCACCCTGATTGTCACCTTCGTCTCGCTGCCGCTCTCTGGTGTCATTGCT GTGTACTTCTACTCCTTCGAAGTGTTCCGTGCAGCAGGACTCGAGGAAAACCTGTTCCCCTATCTTGCCTTGGGAATGGGCGCTGTTGAGTTTGTGTCCTCTCTCCTCGCG TTCCCCCTGTTTGTGCGCAAAGGCACCAGGTTCCTGTTGATGATGGGCTACGGCATCATGGCTGGAACCCTGGTTTGCCTCACCAttagtctggctctgcag TCGTACACCACTTGGATGCCGTATGTCAGCATGGccctcatcttcatcttcatcgcCGGCTGTGCGATGGGACCGG CCGCGGCGACCCCTCCTCTTCCAACGCAGATCTTCCCCCACGCCTTCAAGTCGGCTGCCCTCAGCCTCGGATCTGGCATCGCCTGGACCATCTTGTTCACCATCAGCATGAGCTTCTCTTTCATGGTG GAGGGGATGCGTCAGTATTGCTTCCTCATCTTCCTGGTCTTCTGCGTCGGCTGCGGGCTGTTTGTGACGTTCAAATTTCCCGACATCAAGAACCATGGCGTGCATCAGGTCGCTGTGGCCTGCGAGATGAGAAACGGGGCCGCAGCGCCTGCGGTTGCCCCAGAAAATGACACCAAGAAAAGCAATGGGCAGGTTGAAAGTGAGGAGCaggatgaaaatgatgaaatggaCACTGTAATGTAA